The genomic segment GCTCTCCCTCGCCgctatttctctttctctctcaatCTTACTCGCTCTCGTTTTGATTAATGATGCTGCAGCACTACTTTTTCTTTCAACATATTGACAACAAACACATGTCtggttttttaatattttgcgaAAGCGAAAGATCAAAATACGATAAGATTTTAGGGCAATCTTCTTTTTTAGCGCGATTTAGAGAATTTCCTTAAGCCTTAAGCGATAATGGTACCGAATAGCGGATTCGACGGTGTTTCCACAACACTTATTACGATTCCTTTCGGACATCTATATGTGTATCAGTTTTATCGGTACTATTTACAAActtcaatttttcataaacaAACGCGAGTTTCGATGTTCGTGAGTGCGCAGACTGTGATTCACTACGCGACGAGTGTATTTTTGCAAAAGGAATTCTTATACCAAAGTAGCGCACGTTCTTTCTTACCCTTGACTCGGAGATGAGAGaaggaggagaagaaaagCGAGCGACGAGCAAGAAAGAGGAGGTTCGGCGTTAAGGTTAGGTACTGAAATACCAACAACAGTGTTTCGTTGCTGTTATACACTCTAAAGTTCCCCTCGACTGTGCCTCGACCTTTTCctacttttctttcctttttttcacgtGACTCGCGCCATATTCGAGTGGTCTCATTGGTTTCACGTGTGACTATCCTGTATTTCTGTCTAGTTGTTTGTTTGTCCCCGTAGCTTCAGTTCAGATTAATTTTAGGCGTTGCCGAAATTGCTTTCTCGAGAGAACGACTGACTTCTTAATCTCCAAATTCATTGCTTTCCTCGGATTTTGACAGGTTGAATGTAGGCTTGTGTTGCGTTGTTGTGTTACATTCAGGTTTCATGATCCACACCACTATCTCTAAACACTGTTCAAATTCCATTCCTTTTCCTTACTTTTTACTCATCTCATGCAGTATTATCGTGCTCGTATCAACAATGTCAGATTCGATAATTATAGTTTAGTAACTTCTCCCAATTTTCACTATTTCATTccaattccttttttttacttaaaattatcATCATGAAATGAACAGATTTATCGGAAGAACTTGAGAAATTAatgtactttttattattttatgaaaaaatgtcatatttagaattttcaatttaatttatttaatgttcaaaatttaataaaaatggtaGGTTAGATTAGGTTAAGTTAGTAAGTAGAGTAAATTGAAAGaacattataattaaaaaattttgcttTGTTTCGTAAAGGgggattgaaattaaataatcagaattaggaaaaatcaCTGAACTGCGCAATTACTTTAGATTTTCGTATCATTGTGTCTTCGGAAAAGctattataatatgtaatatatgtacatatataatatcgttacTTAAACATGTAGAACAGTTCGCATCTCGTTAAACACCATATTCATTGCGCGGCAGATACACTGCGCCATCATGATGTCTGAACTCTGCACATATCAATTGAAACCGTATTATTACATATCATATACATTTTCCTAATTAACAACGAGAATTTGTAGTTAAGACATGTAAAAagttttatatacatacgttaTGCATCGTTTGTTAATACGCTCTTCTATAGAAGATATAAAAACCGACAAAACCTTGTCGcttgatacatatatatatatatatattcaatagGATATCTTATTAGTTAATATGTAGTTTAAGCACCCTTCAATTTTCGTTTTGTACTCTTCAATGCTATAAATGCTGTCGGCTTATGTTAAGGTTCCTGTCAAGCGATTTCTATTACGCTTTAACTCTTTGATCTTCGGTAAATGTTAGTTGCACCAAAATAAAATGGCGTAATTCTAGCGAAGAGACCTGAATACCGGTTAAATTGTTGATACTTGATTGGAGTTGAAGATTACAGGGAAATCTTAATATCTGTTTTacatcaatattattttttgtcaCGCGCAGAAGCTAAGTTCGTATATGTTTAAAATGCATCGTGTCGTTAATAGTAGTTTTCTCGCTACTCTATATGTGCTAATTATTTCCGAAAGCCGTACAAAAGAATATCTATGTATGGAAACTTATCGAGACTTATTCGTTTGAGCACCTAGGAAGCTATCCGATTCAATTCAAGTTAATTTAATTCAGCTCCTTGTTCTCCTTTCCTGGATTATGTCGAATCTCTCATTGAATAATTTCTAtcttagaaaaatacaaatcaGTTATTGACCATTATGAGACTTTTCTTTGACATTTGCGAAATAAATGGAGGATAAGGAGTTAAAAACAAGGAATGTCCTTTTTTTCGTGATTTACCATTTTATAACACATTTTTGTGACGACTAAGACTCTGGAACTATCAAATCATaatgattataatattaaaaatatctctaTAAGATAGTGTTAAAGATTTAGTACACTAATGAAAAATGAGGAATGTCCACTCTGTACTGGAACGAAACACagataagaataattaatattttattaattattcttttttgtGATGCCTAAGcaagatataaatttcattttatgaaCAATACAGTTAAATTCATTAgatgttatttcttttctagtggtctaaaatattaaaacttaaTTTTCCTAATAAAGCTATTTTGTGACATTTCTTGTTTTTCTCCTTACTCTTCAAATAAGGATAAAAGAAACACGTGACCGAAACCACACTAAACATGTTTTACCTCTCTTGGAAATTGTCGGACAATCGTGCATCAGTGATTTCCTTGTACGGTGCGATCGGCACACACGGCGTTATTATGCCGCAGGCTAAAAAACTGGTCGGTTATGAACACATGCTCTcagcaaaatataatttaaatttgaattatgGATTATTAACAACACATTTCAAACCTGAAAAATCAcctaattctttttattttttctccttttttattttttgaaattattatcacGAAGGAAAAGCTtacatttaacaaaaatattaacgtTCGTGATCTTCAACTTATACCGTTACTGCATAATTAACTTAATATTTTGCAGTTTTCTAGTTTAcgtataatttgttatttttaaaaaaataaataagaattccGACAGAAGCGAGAAAGGGGAAGGACGAAAGGGATGGAACAAGAACAGCATACATTCAGAAGATTAATCTTTCAtctaaatatttgaagatataAATAGAGCGGTCACCGTAAAATAGACACAAGAGTAATTCTGCGACAGAAGATACGCGATTTACCCGATCCTTCTCATTCTCTTCGACTCTCCTTCTatttcttatacatataatacctTTTTGTTGGAACTCACGGTCATTTGGATCATACAGACGTCATTTGttgttatttcaaacgttaataATGGAATAATGATTCTTAGCgaccatttttattaatttcgttcatttttactataatatttatacatagaataattaaagaattgaagtaaagatttcaaataaaaaagaaaaatacattctCGTTAATTTTGCATGTTACGATTATAGTTCTAAAAGTTACAATAGATTATTCTATCATTCCACATAAATTTATAGTATTTACTATTCCAATTCCACAATTGTGTTACATTGTTTTAAGACTAATTATTTAAGTTTATTCTTCATGTTTCAGCATTAGGAATTACGTGTTATTGTGAAGGGCACTGTCCAGATGATCGAGAAAATGGAACTTGTGAGGGGAGACCTGGTGGTCATTGTTTCAGTGCAGTAGAAGAAGTTTGGGATGCAGAATCAGGAGAATATGTGCCTGAATGGTCATTTGGCTGTCTACCACCAGATGAACAAGGTTTCATGCAATGTAAAGGATACCTTGTGCCACACTTACAAGGGAAAAGCATAATATGCTGTAACAAGAGTGCACTATGTAACAAAGATTTATATCCTGATTATAAACCCCGAACTACCACAGTACCTAATCCAATGGCCATAGCATCGGGTGCGCCACTTATAATATTGACTACCATTTTGTCTATATGCTTAATGGTAATTTCAATAGCTATGGTGATCATATATCACAGAtacagaagaaaagaaaggggcCCTTGCCTAGTGCCTTCTCAGGGAACGCTTAAAGACTTTATCGATCAGAGTAGTGGCTCTGGATCAGGATTACCTCTTTTAGTACAACGAACTATTGCCAAGCAACTAGCCTTGTCTCAGTGTGTTGGGAAGGGACGTTATGGTGAAGTATGGCTTGCGAGATGGAGAGGAGAAAAAGTGGCAGTGaaagtattttttacattGGAAGAAGCATCTTGGTTTCGGGAAACTGAGATTTATCAAACAGTGTTAATGAGGCATGATAATATTTTGGGTTTTATTGCTGCTGATATCAAAGGCACAGGATCCTGGAcacaaatgttattaattacaGATTATCATGAAAGAGGCTCATTATATGACTATCTCCAAACTACTGTTCTAGATCACCCTAGCCTTTTAGCAATATGTCTTTCAATTGCTTCTGGAATTGCTCATCTTCATACAGAGATCTTTGGCACACGTGGAAAGCCTGCTATAGCTCATAGAGATATCAAAAGTAGAAACATTTTAGTGAAAAAGAATGGTGAATGTGCAATTGCTGACTTTGGTTTGGCAGTAAGATATATaaggtaaataataaatattgtaatctgGAAATGTATTATCGTTATTGTGATGATTGCGCAAAACATGTGTGTGCATGTTTGTATATAtccatatgtatgtataaaagaatgaaataatcaTTGTAAGACTTGATTTAGTATTTGCACTATATACACAAAGTTATAGGAgtgaaatgttttatttacagTGAAAGTGGAGAAATTGATATTGCACCTAATACACGAGTGGGTACTCGTCGATATATGGCTCCAGAAGTTTTGGATGAAACCTTAAACACATCTTCCTTTGATGCTTTCAAAATGGCAGATATGTATTCTGTTGGTCTTGTGCTTTGGGAAGCTTGCAGAAGATGCATTACAGGTAGCAAAAGCTCTATGGTGGAACCATATGCTTTGCCATACCATGATGTTGTTCCAAGTGATCCAGACTTCGAAGATATGCGACTAGCAGTTTGCGTAAAACGATTACGTCCAATAATACCAGCGCGGTGGGAAAATGATTCAGTAAGAATAGaattaatcatatttttacataatagCATCTTAGTAAAacgttttttatattaaaaaattttttgccTTTTGTTACAGATTCTGTTTGCGCTGAGTAAGCTGATAACCGAATGTTGGCACGCAAATCCAGCCGTTCGTTTAACAGCGCTACGTGTGAAAAAGACAATATCAAAACTACATATTGATAATGCTATTAAAATCGTATAGCGTTCGACGATATTCGTCGAATGTGTTCTATCTTATCGCTAGTagctgaaaaataatttcttcccTTGTAAATAACCCGGTGTACATAGATTTATTGACAGACTGCAAGCCTGAAGACTGAATattaagatttaaaaatacatgaaaaTGTATGAATGTGCGAATTTGTATGATCAAATGAATGATCAATTGTGAgttaagaagaaagaaattatgaatgaacgttgtatatgtgtatatcttttgtttttatgtgAAAGGCGACAAAACATGATACTGTCCATGTTTTAACGCGCCTCACTgtgttaaaatttattgaatgTATTCAACAATGGCTACTACttagaaagaataatttcttttccagCCAAAAAAACAAGCGCGCATGAACGCTAAACAAaaacatttcaaataaatttaatagcaAAAATCTATAGAAAAGTGAAAACACCGTTTTGATgataacatttaaatttatcgtATCTATTCAATGTTACGaatttatacgtattaaaACCCCACCATTAACAGAATCGTGTTAATCTATAATATTCATATGCCTTTGATATGATTGTCATTGAAAAGTGCAATACTACAATGagtgtacaattttattcggAAAATGAGATATCTTGCAGGATACATGAAATTTTAAGTCGTTTATAGATATAAAGACGATCTTTATATTAAGaacatatgaaatatgtagcgattgtaaaatataaatatttgaaatattcttatatGTCAGAATACCTCAGGATACGAGGTAAATTTTAGTAATATTCAGTTTCCgtacattttttttactaCGCTTATTATTGACTTCTAAGataggaaaattattttttattaatatggtTTTCCGTTGTGTTgattttgacgttatatactgtgtctctttatatgatattgtatTATCTACATTgtagtatataatttatatttttaagttaacaaacgtcatattatttcatttagttCGTCGATTGTTAAATTTCAAAGCCACGTTTTGGCAATGCAATTTTATTCGTGAAAGTATTTTGtaagatttaatattattttgataaaaatataaatatatttgttctaTAAAACTGTTTAGCGGATCGGTAAAATTTAcaagaattagaaattataaaaattttcatcgacaattcttaaaaaattgtctttttaatattatgtatctAAATTTTAACTAGTTACAGATTGTCATCACATACAACAAATTACGTGCTCGAAGTCAATCTTTGGTGAGTTCgtaaattttctatgaaaatgGATTGTATCTATGTTAAAATTATAGTTAGTAGTAGGTTGATTGCaaataattaaagttatatttttcacaagtattaaatttaatactattCTTTTCCGTACATGTGCAACACTTTTAATATGATTACATAGAATGTTGCAAGTGAGTATTTATATAACTAAGTAACGGTTATACGCTACAAgggaattttcttttctataagTTTTGTTGTAAATAtacgaaacaaaaaaatattggtCATCAAAATGGAAACAATTTTATAGATAGAAAATCAATACCTACACATTTAGTGTGGTATGATTATATTATGAagttatacagaattaaatattatattaaattaaatattaaattaaatattatattaaattattctttacaATATCTACGAAAAAAATGATCAGGTGATTAAAATATGTAGCATATTAGTGACATCAAACACGTGTAGACGTGccaataattttgaataggCATTTGGTTttctaatagaaaattttgttttcaacAGTTGGCGACCCTGAGTTTCGTATTGAAAGAGACGCCGCGCAGCTTTCCACTTCCCAGTCTGTTTCGATCCGCCATTTTTACGTAGGAAAGCGTGTGGTTTGCCGTTGTGTTTTATCGGAT from the Bombus fervidus isolate BK054 chromosome 12, iyBomFerv1, whole genome shotgun sequence genome contains:
- the Tkv gene encoding serine/threonine receptor kinase thickveins isoform X1 translates to MAALFATPGRRGCKYGLWISLGVFIAKFVCALGITCYCEGHCPDDRENGTCEGRPGGHCFSAVEEVWDAESGEYVPEWSFGCLPPDEQGFMQCKGYLVPHLQGKSIICCNKSALCNKDLYPDYKPRTTTVPNPMAIASGAPLIILTTILSICLMVISIAMVIIYHRYRRKERGPCLVPSQGTLKDFIDQSSGSGSGLPLLVQRTIAKQLALSQCVGKGRYGEVWLARWRGEKVAVKVFFTLEEASWFRETEIYQTVLMRHDNILGFIAADIKGTGSWTQMLLITDYHERGSLYDYLQTTVLDHPSLLAICLSIASGIAHLHTEIFGTRGKPAIAHRDIKSRNILVKKNGECAIADFGLAVRYISESGEIDIAPNTRVGTRRYMAPEVLDETLNTSSFDAFKMADMYSVGLVLWEACRRCITGSKSSMVEPYALPYHDVVPSDPDFEDMRLAVCVKRLRPIIPARWENDSILFALSKLITECWHANPAVRLTALRVKKTISKLHIDNAIKIV
- the Tkv gene encoding serine/threonine receptor kinase thickveins isoform X2; translated protein: MQCKGYLVPHLQGKSIICCNKSALCNKDLYPDYKPRTTTVPNPMAIASGAPLIILTTILSICLMVISIAMVIIYHRYRRKERGPCLVPSQGTLKDFIDQSSGSGSGLPLLVQRTIAKQLALSQCVGKGRYGEVWLARWRGEKVAVKVFFTLEEASWFRETEIYQTVLMRHDNILGFIAADIKGTGSWTQMLLITDYHERGSLYDYLQTTVLDHPSLLAICLSIASGIAHLHTEIFGTRGKPAIAHRDIKSRNILVKKNGECAIADFGLAVRYISESGEIDIAPNTRVGTRRYMAPEVLDETLNTSSFDAFKMADMYSVGLVLWEACRRCITGSKSSMVEPYALPYHDVVPSDPDFEDMRLAVCVKRLRPIIPARWENDSILFALSKLITECWHANPAVRLTALRVKKTISKLHIDNAIKIV